The Brassica napus cultivar Da-Ae chromosome C7, Da-Ae, whole genome shotgun sequence genome has a segment encoding these proteins:
- the LOC106407279 gene encoding uncharacterized protein LOC106407279, which translates to MAETRSQGLLAPESELSLQQLLERLRLCYERPSYTEHRNLQPASAVTTFNHQASVPASTVSEAPIRKRTKKIRRIISRDEIDDQRFKGLCVFCDKPETLEHYHKNARLFMIDGDEDQLSCDKDLVENEVESKSFLPNERCDVSGLIAKMDIIDAIATLDTNESIGTKDSTDSITKIDPHQDTESLEVYLSASIPESNSNQDVEADSVSQLQEFEKEV; encoded by the coding sequence ATGGCAGAGACTAGATCGCAAGGGTTGCTGGCGCCTGAGTCGGAATTGAGTCTTCAGCAACTTCTGGAAAGATTGCGCCTCTGTTACGAACGTCCAAGTTACACCGAGCATCGTAATCTCCAACCGGCGTCTGCAGTAACTACGTTCAACCATCAAGCATCTGTTCCAGCATCGACGGTTAGCGAAGCTCCGATCAGAAAGCGAACAAAGAAGATCCGTCGGATAATATCGCGTGACGAGATTGACGATCAAAGGTTCAAGGGGTTATGTGTGTTCTGCGACAAACCGGAAACTCTAGAGCACTACCACAAGAACGCAAGACTTTTCATGATAGATGGTGATGAAGATCAACTCTCCTGTGACAAAGATTTGGTCGAAAATGAAGTTGAATCAAAATCGTTCTTGCCCAATGAGAGGTGCGATGTATCAGGTTTGATTGCAAAGATGGATATAATTGATGCAATTGCAACACTGGACACAAACGAGTCGATTGGAACAAAGGATTCCACGGATTCGATTACAAAAATTGATCCGCACCAAGATACTGAGTCACTTGAAGTATATTTGTCGGCTTCAATTCCTGAAAGCAATTCAAACCAAGACGTTGAAGCAGATTCTGTTTCTCAGCTTCAGGAGTTCGAAAAAGAGGTATAA